From a region of the Procambarus clarkii isolate CNS0578487 chromosome 18, FALCON_Pclarkii_2.0, whole genome shotgun sequence genome:
- the LOC138365905 gene encoding uncharacterized protein, producing the protein MVVYYRDMLVMTEDGYLQDVLLRFRSGVFAYTADISKAFLRVGLQEMDRDFTKFLWVKDPQNPNSEIITYSFASVLFGATSSPFLLQATLDTHLKKSNSPYKTEISNNLYVDNFEGTTNDENKLVEIYHKANRELLGANMPLQLWASNNKQLNQIIEEEFPDYKVPHKLKVLVEYFHRRIEYQVGGFQSFTSNHEKITLLFQQAI; encoded by the coding sequence atggttgtctactacaGAGATATGTTGGTAATGACCGAGGATGGATATTTACAAGATGTCTTATTACGATTTCGCTCTGGTGTTTTCGcctatacggccgacattagtaaggcctttttaagagtaggcttacaagagatggatcgtgattttactaaatttctcTGGGTGAAAGATCCACAGAATCCTAATAGCGAAATCATTACTTATAGTTTTGCCTCAGTACTGTTCGGAGCGACATCTTCACCATTCTTACTCCAGGCTACTCTGGATACACATCTTAAGAAGTCTAATAGCCCCTACAAGACTGAGATTAGCAACAATTTATACGTTGACAATTTTGAAGGAACCACTAATGATGAGAATAAACTAGTGGAAATCTACCATAAGGCTAATCGTGAACTGTTGGGAGCTAACATGCCCCTACAGTTGTGGGCCTCCAATAATAAGCAACTCAACCAAATAATCGAGGAAGAATTCCCTGATTATAAGGTACCTCACAAATTGAAAGTCTTAGTGGAATACTTCCACAGACGAATTGAATATCAAGTTGGTGGATTTCAATCATTCACCTctaaccatgagaaaattactctcctatttcagcaagccatttga